In Quercus robur chromosome 10, dhQueRobu3.1, whole genome shotgun sequence, a genomic segment contains:
- the LOC126702974 gene encoding DNA polymerase epsilon subunit B: protein MDSGTMMIRKKVQRKCKIRGYTLKVDALDEILSFVNRFPGAEDDALDLLLDHLLDHDSLKSSIIDREPVHRVVTLLLEAEAAVDDDVDDEPTGGPSSSSSAIRVVDAFFVPKFRYDPIKKIFYEHTGSLAIHGEASAKAGLYRDRFLLLFQRLARDHHFSKPAFDTEISQVGSCEISPIQSLVGQTGRRWVMGVISQLEDGHYFLEDLTASVEISLSNAKITTGFFSENTIVVAEGEMLLEGIFQVITCGFPPLEDRDKSLKSQAGHDFFGGGILTKEETLRLAEFEKRAVNDMFVIFSDIWLDDEEVMGKLEIVLDGFESVEVVPSLFVFMGNFCSHPCNLSFHSFSSLRSQFGKLGQLIAAHPRLKEHSRFLFIPGPDDAGPSTVLPRCALPKYLTEELQKHIPNAIFSSNPCRIKFYTQEIVFFRQDLLYRMRRSCLMPPSMEETTDPFQHLVATIIHQSHLCPLPLIVQPIVWNYDHCLYLYPTPHTIVLGDKSEQKAFKYTGITCFNPGSFSNDYTFVAYRPCTHEVELSAL, encoded by the exons atgGATAGTGGGACGATGATGATACGGAAGAAGGTGCAGAGGAAATGCAAGATAAGAGGATACACTCTGAAAGTCGATGCTCTCGATGAGATCCTCTCTTTCGTCAACCGTTTCCCAGGCGCTGAAGACGACGCCCTCGACCTCCTTCTCGACCATCTCCTCGACCACGATTCCT tgaAATCTTCAATAATCGACAGGGAACCCGTGCACCGTGTCGTCACCCTTTTACTAGAAGCCGAAGCAGCCGTCGACGACGACGTTGACGACGAACCCACCGGTGGgccctcctcctcttcctctgCTATTCGCGTTGTTGATGCCTTCTTCGTCCCCAAATTTCGTTACGACCCCATCAAAAAGATTTTCTACGA GCACACGGGAAGTCTAGCAATTCATGGGGAAGCTTCTGCCAAAGCGGGTTTGTATAGGGACCGCTTCCTATTGCTGTTCCAGAGGCTTGCTCGCGACCACCATTTTTCCAAGCCTGCGTTTGATACTGAAATTTCACAAGTTGGAAGTTGTGAG ATATCTCCAATTCAGTCTCTAGTTGGCCAAACTGGAAGAAGATGGGTCATGGGTGTGATATCTCAATTGGAAGATGGCCATTATTTCTTGGAAGACCTAACTGCTTCCGTTGAAATCAGTTTATCTAATGCAA AGATAACTACAGGGTTTTTCTCAGAGAATACCATTGTTGTAGCAGAAGGTGAGATGCTCCTAGAGGGCATATTTCAG GTAATTACTTGTGGATTTCCTCCATTAGAGGACAGAGATAAGTCGCTCAAATCACAAGCAGGACATGACTTCTTCGGTGGTGGCATACTAACTAAAGAAGAGACT CTCAGACTTGCAGAGTTTGAAAAGAGAGCAGTTAACGACATGTTTGTCATCTTCTCTGACATTTGGCTAGACGATGAAGAG GTTATGGGAAAACTAGAGATTGTCCTCGATGGTTTTGAGAGTGTTGAGGTGGTTCCTTCCTTATTTGTATTCATGGGGAATTTTTGTTCTCACCCCTGTAACCTTTCCTTCCATTCTTTCTCAAGTCTCAG ATCACAGTTCGGCAAGCTTGGGCAATTGATTGCAGCCCATCCACGGCTGAAGGAACATAGTCGATTTCTTTTTATTCCAGGACCTGATGATGCAG GTCCATCAACAGTTCTACCCAGGTGTGCTTTACCTAAATATTTAACTGAAGAGCTTCAGAAGCACATTCCAAATGCCATATTTTCAAGCAATCCTTGCAG AATCAAATTCTATACCCAAGAAATTGTATTTTTCCGTCAGGATCTGCTCTATAGAATGCGTCGCTCATGTCTGATGCCCCCTTCTATGGAAGAAACTACTGATCCTTTTCAGCAT CTTGTTGCTACCATAATTCATCAAAGTCATCTCTGTCCACTCCCTCTTATTGTACAACCTATTGTCTGGAATTATGACCACTGTCTCTATCTCTATCCTACTCCACATACG ATTGTTTTAGGGGACAAAAGTGAGCAGAAGGCATTCAAATACACAGGAATCACTTGTTTCAATCCCGGTTCCTTCTCAAATGACTATACATTTGTGGCATATCGACCTTGTACTCATGAAGTTGAATTGTCAGCCCTGTAG